The genomic stretch TTGAAATAAACTCGTTCCTATCACACTGTAAGGTAGCACATGTAAGCTTTACAAAAGAAAACACATATGTTACACATAGGTTAttgtgttccgtttggacaattgtgactttttattgaatcctaaaccgcgatgcacgatggtaagATGACGAAAACGctatggtgcgatggcacgatgatgaaacaacgatggtacgacggtgaaaacgcgatggcacgatgatgaaatcgcgatggtgcgatggtacgatggtgaaatgtcgatgtaatacgCGTATTCTTCATGGTAccttcgcgttttcaccatcgtccCATCGtcccatcgcattttcaccatcgtaccatcgtgccatcgcgtttttaccatcgtaccatcgggatttcaccatcgtgccatcgcgttatcatcattgtACCGTCGCGTTTccaccatcgtaccattgtgttattaccatcgtatcatcgcgttttcaccatcgtaccatcgcgttatcaccatcgtaccatcgccttctgGTTAGGTATGCGTAGATTCGTGCACATGCATTTTCGTAAacaattaataaatttattttgtgagaagaaatttaccatttcgATTCTGcggttttacaaaatgttttacaaaatattcagtGCTTAGTTCATTAATCTATGTCAAACCttcatcgcggtttaggattcaataaaaagtcacgattgtccaaacggaacaccataCAAAGTTGATAATTTCACAATTAATGTTAGTTCATGTCTCCCCTTTATCCAGGCTGACGAAATCCTAAGGTGATACACAATTGTTTTTTCCCCTGCTTATATGGGTACGTTTGTGTGATTGTGTGTGTaagacggtgccctactgttttcgatgttatttagttgggtgtggttgttcTGTTTGATTTTGATACATACGTGTCTGCGCTTTTGtgatttacgttgtagtgtgactgttatcaAGGCACGTAGCATTCCCTtggtatattcatccttgttcttctttccTCTTCAAATTCCTCACCCCATCCCCCACCATATTActacttcctccccctctatctatttttcacatgaattaatgtgtacttgttagatgtttgaagcaacccgtctgtaatatttttccattacatcttctttttgttgtgggcttactttgcaaatgcgtgactctgaggctgtgttttaggtgctctgtgcttccgagcaatctacccttacctgttatctttTGTCACCCAAGgtctaaattaaatttcaatttccATTCCCCATCCTAAATGTCCTACTAGTCTAATCTTTTGTTCTCCCCGTTATACATTTCGATCGAGATTTTAAACATGTGCAAAGACTACTTCCCTGGCAAAACAAAGTTAATTAAAGTCTATGTCCAATATAACACAACCCAGAGCTACTAAACCTTTTACATATTTGACAGCTAGTGAACAAATACATGAGATAACATTTAAGAATGTGAAATCTTCAGAAAAGGAAACTTAATGTTCCTGCAGTTACAAAACAACTTGCCTCTTacaaagaaagattattttaaatCTCAATCTGGGGTGTGGAAAACAGTCTTtaatgtcaggaagccatccagctggctaacgttCTTTATTCTAAGCAGGTATCCGCACATGGCTTTGATAATGCCCCGAGACACCGGACAGTCACCATATATCCTACAGTGGTGTCGGTTAGCTGCACccgttataaaacaaaaataaatattcctaCATTTACATCAATGAATTTTTAACTTACAGAGAAAACAGGTATATTCACAGACATTATGTAACATTAGATCCAACATCCAATGTATACACCACTGAAAGTACAATTTAAAGGAAAAGTAGAtatattcaaagaaaaaatttgttgttttcaCTTTTGTCTTTCGAAATGATTATCAGAAATAATCACGGATAACGACAGTTTTGCATATTCTGTACATAAATTATGTCTTCTATGCGAACAACTGACAAATATCCTTCTTTAATAAGATTTAAAAGTTATAGTGGCTCAAATCTTATTTAAATCCTGCGAAATATCTTTATCAAGGTGTAAGAGGATGGTGCCGTCTATCATCTCCCTTGTGAATGCAGACATGTATTTACCAAGGTTCATCTCCTTCGAATATCTTCATTGCCTAGTTAAATCTTCATCCTATTTAGAAGAACAAGTGTCGCGTAGAGAAGTATAGCTATCGCCTGCCGAAATGTTATTGTCAACACAAGGATGAGACTTTTCTATtaataatgtatttgttgataaTGTTATTTCACGTCGGAATATTTGCAGTGATAACATATGGTCAAATCTTAAATacaatttttaatttatatatagaGCAAAATAATGAcgttattttaattttatcatgaGTTTTCTGCTTTATTACAAAATGCGCTTGGTAGTTAAATTATTACTATTACCACTGCTAGATAGTGATTCAATGCAAATTTGGTACTGGAAACTGAGTATACTGCAGACATTTGGCGATAAGgttaaagataaaaggtaaataattataataatgaccaTTATATTGTCTGTGGATAATACAGTTTACATTTGCTACATTTAAGACATATGCAAGAGTTGGTTGGGTAGGTATGTCATATATCTAGGAAAACTTGTCCGTAAAGACTAAAGCAAAATCTTAGAATCCTGTAACGGTTTTGAAAAGCATTAAGCAAgatcattttcataacaaaatgaaGAAGCTACTTTTGGTTCTCTTGTTATTCTTCTTCAATACAAAATTCTACACTACAAAAAAATCAGAAGCTTTTTTCCAGCTATGACATTGAATCTACTTCAACTTTCTTGTCAAGcttcattttcaatgttttctaaaTTGTAACGGACCcactttagaaataaagtattTCTTTTAGTATATTACACCCTTTAAAACGTTTTCCAGCGTAACTAGATGTTATTTGACTAAGTCAACCCGTAGCAGTTCTCCGAAAGACGATGCCCTGGTTAATATGTGTTCTTATCGAATCATGCAATGTTGCGCGTTACTACAGTAGTTTCCTCCCTTACACTGTCTATATGTAAATATTCCGCATGCAATGCTATTTCACGGTCGGAAGAAGTACGTTTTAACTAGTATGCACATCTACTAAGTGTATATTGTTACAAGTTCAGAGTTTGCTGTATTAAATGTTAATGTGTTTACCTTGATATATTTGCAATTTACTTATCTTTTAAGAGCATAGACTTTTTAGATGATTTGAATCTTTCCCTGGCTTTATTAATTGCTTACATTGTCACTGTGTTAGACATAAACATTTCAGTTTCTTCATCCTTACATAACAATATTTTTGGCTACTACAGAACACATTTCTAACTAATTCAAGTAACATGGAACATCAAACCTGAATAGTTTTGATACGTTGACTTGCAAATTTAGCATGGCATTATTTGTGAAGTcatgttgatttgttttgttgtgttgaaACATTTCCTGATGGGcagcattttcaattttcaagcacgctaaataataaataaaaagaaatatactaGTATATCATTTATGTAATTATCATGAGAataaatgtgtatataaaaataCTGTTACGTGTATaagctttgtatcgagaaatatgtagTCGTTCTTTTGCCGAATATACTGCGCTCCTGGAGTCAAGCAGTGTTTCCGTTACAAAAGTCGAGCATATTTTTCAATAGCCCATAGGTTATAGTACTTGCTTCAAGTTCAATGACATGCCCAGCTAATGTTTATTATTCACAATAGTCTAATGAGGAAGGTTTGTTTAATCTCCTGAAGCAAAAAATATCTCTGTATCTATAGCTTAGTCTTCTTCAATTTGATCCTTTTTAAACGTATTGGAATGCAAAGACTCAGATCTCTTTCCACTTTTCGCGTTAATCGTTTGTTCAATTTCTAAATTATGAATCTGTTCTGTCACGGCTTCTACGTGTGAAATGTCTGTACTTATATGCGCAGAGGAATCACTGGATGAACATTCCGGCATCACGGTTTCCACGTGTGATTTGTCTGTACTTTTATGCGCAGATGAATCACTGGCTGCACTTCCGAAATGACATTCCGGCCAATGAAACATCAAGTTGATAAGGTCGTCGTAAACTAAGGGTTCAGCATATGCGTAATTCGTATCCGGGTGTATTTCAGCATGATCATATTCTGCAACATCTGAAGTAAAGAATGGAAGCACTGTTCTTTAAACAAACTGTGTTCTTGCCTGATTTAACATTTACAATATTATGGAATATGTTTCTGGATCATTATGTCATTCTTAAGCTGTCATAAGGACAAAAATATCGGTGAAGATTCAATATGTGtatttctgtgaaaaaaatactaaattgaGATATGAGACCTCTTTGAGTAAAGTAACGAATCTGTCAAGACGCCTTGGGCATGGCCGATGAGTCTACAAAGTTGGTTGCTAGCCTATGCCTCACCTCTTTCTACAACATTTAAGCTTGAAAATCACTGAATCACTAACTGACTTATGTAGCGTGATATATGTACGCTAAATGCGTAGAGGTTAATTTAATGTCCTAGCTCATAAATGACATGAAACTGTAAACAAAGCCGAAGTTTTGTATACATACTGTTACCAAATTTAATTGCAATACAAATACAAATGGCTCATAAACATGGCAGATCAAATTAATACCAGGCACTTAATATTAACCTTAGTGTTGAGAAAATAGCTTGTACAATTCAAGATTGTGTCCAAATAGCTAAAGAACTTATGGCCTTTACAATAGAGTATCCTTACAAAGTGATCATAACAGATCGCTCCATAGAAGACACCACTTGATAAATATTTTCGAATTTGTAGATATATGTAAATGATTTGCTATGTCTAAAAGCAGAAGGGTATTCAGGAAACAACGTATAAACGTACATCGATTTCCAAACAGAAGATCATATTCCATATGTCGACTTTCCTCCTCTAACATATCACAATGCTTTTTCCATCCATCTTCCGACAGGAGCTTGATTCCAGTAACCCGACAGAGCCTCAGTTGTGAAAGGTACAAAGGAACATGGAGGATGTCTGTACCTAACTTCCCTGTGCAAAAAGTAATTACGGTAATAGATCTATAATCTTGTTTTcttattcttgttcagcagacacaactcttccAAATGATACCTAATAAACACGGGGTTACCAGGCATCGAAATTTACCTATTTGTTGATCGGATACCTTAAGTGATAACTATTATTCAGTCGTAAAAACACAATTTTGGAGACTATGAACTTCCTTTTTTCTCTGTTAGTAGCACTGTAAAACTTAATTAGCGTTTAGAAATTTAGTGTTGTCTGTCTCATGTTTACTAAATATTAGCAGCtgattttattgacattttttctGAAACTACAGTATCGCACAATTAAGGTAGTGGGTCCGAAATGAaactcggtaatttccgtgtaTTTACGTATTCTCGTTAGGCAATTTGCCATTCCTCGAACGTAGATATAGCTCAACACGCACATGACTTTACGTAaaaaccgaagaatgccgaaatcgcacacGGATAATACGGAATTTGCCGATTGTCACCATTGGTTCACTACCTTGATAATATtcatatgaaccgcgccatgagaaaaccaatatagtggctttgtgaccagcatggatcctgaccaacctGCGCAGtgtggccaggatccatgctgttcgctttcaaagcatattgcaattaaagaacccgttagcgaacagcattgatcctgaccagactgcgcggatgcgcaggctggtctggatccatgctggttgcaaagccaccatgttggttttctcatggtgtggctcaattatattttcaaGTCATACATTTGAACTGTAGTGCTGAATTAGCCATTATTTCTAACATACGCTGAAGGATTTTTCGTTGCTATTTACCGTCTACTAAATAGTTTCCGAGCAGGTATATTTCCTCAAATGTCTTCACAAGTTCCAGGTGTGGCAATTCCTTCGAGTTGAAGCTTTTGTTTCCCATTATTATGATGTCGTTCGGTGGATACTGGACTTTTAAAGGCAGTCTATGGTGGTGCTTCAATATTTCGGAAAGACTATGTTCATGCCCAGCTGCAAAGGTAAGATGATATAACGATTGACCACATAAAGTAATTATACAATAAAGCAAGACGGCTGAAAAACACTTTACTCATACACACTTTCTTTTAGGATCGCGGCAGGATGTGCTATGTACAATTACCAACATAATTTGTACtacatgtaattatattttatgaataaaagaaagaaagggGGTGTAGGAGCGGTAAGATCAACATAATTCATGCCTGGGTATTAATTGAAAGTGCGTACTGGTAATGTGCAGGTGTTCCACAAGAACATATATCGAAAAAAGAAAACCCACGTTCCAAGAATTCAGACCCCTTTAAATGATAACTTGAGCAGACAATGAATTGCTGAGGACATGActgatatatagaaaaaatacataGACGATATAGTAAGATATACAAAGGACAGGactaacaaataaaaatgcaatgGGGCACTTGAAACGTCCAACGGAAAAAAAGCTCTACTGATGAAGTGTGCACAGTCCTTAAACGCAATATGTAAACCTGTAAATAAGTACAAAGGTAACTTTTAGTAAACGTTAATTATGATTTAGTTCTACATAACTGAGACTCTAAAGATCTGTCAAGTacaaataatgttataaaatataaaaggtatgggtagatttcccggaagcacatgTTACATCGACAAGTTACGCAAAACAACACTACTTTTATTTAGAAAGTGTCTCTTtgtgattatatattttaattggtGGTTCTCAGCCTGCTAATGCGTTTGCAGTTGCTCTCGCAGAAAGCCAGGTAAACAAGTTTCCGTGGTATTCGAAAGCTttggtctttttcgttgtttttaacaaaaatctcATTGCTGGAATAAAACCAAAAACCTAACGAACCATACGCTCATGTACTAAATGTCTTTGAAGAAGGCAGATCAACAGGAGAAACAACATTCAGAGCTCGATAAAGCAGGACATAAGACAAAAGTCCAAGTCGGCTTTAAGAACTGTCTATCAGAACGATGAAAGCCTAGGGCTTGACATCAAACACGTTATGTGCCtaattttgtaaaacgttttattaattCGTAAATACAATTAGAAAATTGCAAAAACATAGGGTCCTATGAAGATTAACTTACGTTTTCCGTGCTTTATGGTACATAGATTTTCTGAATAGGCTTCAGGGATACTCAGAACTCTGCAATGTTTCCTGGTGTGAACATTTGCCACAACACGTTTCTGCTTTGATATAGCCGCTATATAGAGTATCTGTATACGTAAACACATTCatgtaaacaaaaattgtttaaaataaaattatactgTACACTATTTCAATCAAGAATACGTCATGGCTTTGTCCTTTGGAGCAAGTGTTCCACAAaggattttaaattaaattttagttCACCTAATTAGGCGCCTACGTAGATGCCTTTTCAGTTAAGAATATAAGAAATACAGAAAGGTATTAGAAATATTTGCTACATTTGCTCTGTAAGTTAtcttgaaaatgaacattttacgTTTGCGTTAAATTAATAGCAATGACAACAACCCCCGTCCCCGATTCCTCAGCACCTTTTTCTGAAAGAAATTATGATAATTGCTTTTGTCTGTACAGTAAATCTCTAACGTAATGTATCAAATGCTTGTTTCACATCTTACTTTTTGTATATGTTCGATCAATAAACCCTTATCAATTTCTTCACTGCAAAGTTTTAACACATCTTTAgtaaaataaatgctaaatattTCAATACGTATTTATGATGCAATATTATAATCATTTCTCACATGTTACCTCTCCTTTTCCAAACGTGTCCTCAATAATATGTCCTTGAAATCCTTGATTAACTTGCACCATAACAGGCAAGTGTGTGTGAAATTGATCATAGAATTCTGCCACACTGTAATCTTGACTTTCTGGTAGAAATTCTATTTCCATAATTCtattgatctaaaaaaaaaacacggaaaAAATAACAGCAATATAGAATTAAATCAAACGAGTGTCACTGGTAACACCTTTTCATTTACGAAAGTATCATTTGTGCAAATgcttataaataaacaaaatgcttGGTCATATTCCCGTATTGTTCCGTGTACGTGATAACGTCCATATGATATGGTTATCTTAAGAAACAATCGTGTACACgctaaaatatatgaaatacgAGCTTTATCGGTGCATAACACTAAGTAGAAAATTCAGTCTtgtaaattttgactttttttaccACTTTGGCAACTTTCCATGTGCAGTCACCAGTCTATCATAAAATAACGTTAACATCTTTTATCGATAGGCTAAATATGTCGGCtgtatttttaatcccccgccacaagtggtgggggatataggaatggtctccgtccgtccttctgtccttccgtccttccgtaaaattttgtttccgctctatatctcctaaaccccttgaaggatcttcatgaaacttgggtcaaatgatcacctcatcaagagaatatgcagaacccatgagttagccatgctggctcaaggtctaGGTCTCAACTTAGGGTCAattgtttgagccttccattttgtgtccactctgtgtctcctaaacccctggaggattttcatcaaactttggtcaaatgatcacctcatcaacagctcatgagtcagccatgtcaactcaaggtcaaggtcataactcaaggtcaaaggtattagctctgtatctcctaaaccccttgaaagattttcatgaaacttgggtcaaatgatcacctcatcaagacgttgtgcagaattaatgagtcagccatatcagttcaaggtcaaggtcacagctaaaggtcaaaagtttaccctttcactatccgcaacagtggcgggggatttagctgtctttcagactgccttattAATATTTAGACAAACGGGATTTTAAAAGGGATAGCATTCGTCCACCACTTCTGATTCTGTCATTTGTGTAGGGAAGTTATCTGTTATGTTTATAGAACTAGGACGTTGTTGTTACTATTTGATTACGTAAATTGGTCGTTTTatgtaactaaaatatttgtgaaaaaaaacacaTGCTTTTGGGTGTGTGATGAGGTGTGTGAATGgaggtgtgtgtgggggggatTTACTTCTAAAACAATATAACTGGACACGGTAGATCTGTGTTACGGCTGTATCTCCGTGTTCATCCTTGGAAGAGAAACACTTGCTTTTTTTCCCTCGtctgtatgttattaaagaagtCCTTTAATTTGAAAAGTGAAAACAGACTTGAAAAAGCGCTGTCACATCTGGCCCTTCGATACTAATGGTCTAAAGTCTACCTTGATTCTAAGCAATCGTTTATGGCTGTTGTACGTTATCGATGGTAGTATATACGTCCAACGAGTGTTACGGCATTCTTTTTGAGCGTCATAAACGTAATGGTTATGACCAGCTCTAATCGGATTCTGGTGATACTGCAAATGTCTCAAAACTATTTATAGGGGTGATTTGCTATATTGGCAAAAGATGCGCAGCTTGACAGAGTCGTCATCTAGAACTATGACATCATCTGTCGTGAGGTAGAACATTAACTGTAACCGGAAATGGCATTAATGTTTGCAGCTGGTGGCTATTTTGTGTTTCAGCTGCTCTAATATAGACCTAGTCTGTTAACTATATGGCAAGAAGTCCAAAGTTAGTGTATGAAAGTCTAGAAAAAATATCCATACCGCGTATTGGTTTGAACTCATATTTATTGGTTATAGAGTTGTGAAGAAAAGTTGAACAaagggggggtcgcagttaggtgtctgcgcaaaatgttttttgattttctctatattttatgacaatataccttcatgtattaagtttcattcacaagtgttactgttatcagttttgacttacttttatagaaattcacatttaaagtgggtggggtaatttgacatgtaaccagccaggaacacaatctccgccgcgtttttaaaaatggttcaaactttttacctggaactttcgtgataaaataactatgcaatggacatttacacaacatgttgcgttttaaattgtcttgaatacttttttcaacacagagccacaaagtggcctaatcaaatttactgattttcaatggacgaacttcacctaaaatctaaaacattttttattagttgagatatttaggtgttattttcagcagttattgtaagctaaataaacattaaaatgacaatatatcagtacactctgatcaatattggaagagtggtacactctcaaactagggaaaagtgggtggggtaaataaacatgcgaagctaaacattcgaagcaacacaactataggaataataattttgcagttcaagaaatggcctcaaaTTATTtacttctatcttaattatgcccgtatgagtggtgggggcatatagatttggtcttgtccgtgcatccgtgtgtctgagcgtccgtccgtcgcacgaagttcttgacgcacctagctcaaaaagtatttgatataaattgatgaaaaattgcaagagtctttatcgtGACATGTACTTGcgtactttttattttttgtctggctccgccccttctttccagaattatggcccctgacatagtcaaaaacacatattttcaccttgtgacactcctagttcagaaagtatttgatatagattgatgaaaccttgcatgaatcttaaccatgatatgaacttgcgcaccttttatttttataCGGTCTCTACaccctttttccagagttttggcccctgaaatagtaaaaaatgcacattttcacgttgtgatgtggatagcgcaaaaagtatttcatgtaaattgatgaaaccttgcatgaatcattattgtgatataaacttgagcatctcctatttttcgcctgACTTTGTCCCctttttctagagttatggcccctgaaatagtcaaaaatgcacattttcaccttgttgtgcgcctagctcagaaagtattacatataaattgatgaaaccatgcatgagtctttatcatgatatgaacttgtgaacctcctatttgtcgtctggctcctatttccagagttatggcccctgaaatggttcaaaatacacatttttacctaatgacgtgcctagctcagaaagtttgatgtaaattcatgaagcactgcatgagtcttgattatgatgtgaccttgcacacttggcattcttatTGAGAaccttagtgcttattacagagttattgcccttaaaatagccaaaatagtggatatttgtttgtgatgctcatagttcaagaggtatatggcctagaatgatgaatcctttgtataaaatgtttgtgaggctatatccccttaaaactgcaaacatgaatcattgaattattgcccctttttttgacaaatgtaccagtgggggcacaccatgtgtcctacagacacattctatatcaaatactttctgagctaggcgtgtcacaaggtgaaaatatgtgtttttgactatgtcaggggccataactctggaaataagggacggagccagaca from Mercenaria mercenaria strain notata chromosome 16, MADL_Memer_1, whole genome shotgun sequence encodes the following:
- the LOC123540378 gene encoding uncharacterized protein LOC123540378, with the protein product MEIEFLPESQDYSVAEFYDQFHTHLPVMVQVNQGFQGHIIEDTFGKGEILYIAAISKQKRVVANVHTRKHCRVLSIPEAYSENLCTIKHGKPGHEHSLSEILKHHHRLPLKVQYPPNDIIIMGNKSFNSKELPHLELVKTFEEIYLLGNYLVDGKLGTDILHVPLYLSQLRLCRVTGIKLLSEDGWKKHCDMLEEESRHMEYDLLFGNRYVAEYDHAEIHPDTNYAYAEPLVYDDLINLMFHWPECHFGSAASDSSAHKSTDKSHVETVMPECSSSDSSAHISTDISHVEAVTEQIHNLEIEQTINAKSGKRSESLHSNTFKKDQIEED